One part of the Streptomyces ferrugineus genome encodes these proteins:
- a CDS encoding carbohydrate ABC transporter permease, with protein sequence MALTENRKEDGTDNGTRTAAVPPRKGTVRRLAAPDPASRSRGGQRFLLLGLIMASVYSLFPVYWLIIASTKDRVGLYQSNGLWFSGWHLWDNLEQVFTYEGGIFLRWTANSFLYAGVGSLGGTLIALATGYGLARFDFPGRGAVFAAVVGSFLIPIALLTLPLYLLFSAIGLVDTPWAMLIPCLINPFSVYLAKVYTEATIPYELLEAARIDGAGELRIFFSIVLRMMTTGGATVFLLAFVNTWNAFFLPLTVLRGQENWTLNLGLYHWSGKKLESGIDVTSLVLTGALLSIIPMAIMMVAMRRYWRSGVTLGALK encoded by the coding sequence ATGGCGCTGACGGAAAACCGTAAGGAAGACGGCACGGACAACGGCACGCGAACCGCCGCCGTGCCGCCCCGCAAGGGCACCGTCCGACGGCTCGCCGCCCCGGACCCGGCCTCGCGTTCCAGGGGCGGCCAGCGCTTCCTGCTGCTGGGTCTGATCATGGCGAGCGTCTACAGCCTCTTTCCGGTGTACTGGCTGATCATCGCCTCGACCAAGGACCGCGTGGGGCTCTACCAGAGCAACGGGCTGTGGTTCTCCGGCTGGCACCTGTGGGACAACCTGGAGCAGGTCTTCACCTACGAGGGCGGCATCTTCCTGCGCTGGACCGCCAACTCGTTCCTGTACGCCGGTGTCGGCTCCCTCGGCGGCACGCTGATCGCGCTGGCCACGGGCTACGGCCTCGCCCGCTTCGACTTCCCCGGACGGGGCGCGGTGTTCGCGGCCGTGGTGGGCTCGTTCCTCATCCCGATCGCCCTGCTCACGCTCCCGCTGTACCTGCTGTTCTCGGCGATCGGGCTGGTCGACACCCCGTGGGCGATGCTGATCCCCTGTCTGATCAACCCGTTCAGCGTGTACCTGGCCAAGGTGTACACAGAAGCCACCATCCCGTATGAGCTCCTGGAGGCCGCCCGCATCGACGGCGCCGGTGAGCTGCGGATCTTCTTCAGCATCGTGCTGCGGATGATGACCACCGGCGGTGCGACCGTCTTCCTGCTCGCCTTCGTCAACACCTGGAACGCGTTCTTCCTCCCCCTGACCGTGCTGCGCGGCCAGGAGAACTGGACGCTCAACCTGGGTCTGTACCACTGGTCCGGCAAGAAGCTGGAGTCGGGCATCGACGTCACCAGCCTCGTCCTGACCGGCGCGCTGCTGTCCATCATCCCGATGGCGATCATGATGGTCGCGATGCGGCGCTACTGGCGCAGCGGCGTGACGCTCGGCGCCCTGAAGTGA
- a CDS encoding ferritin-like domain-containing protein, producing MAAGTSAAVAGTAQAAAPTAGAPAAAAGLGSVARLMAVPADSRGVEWLRSALQVAVGLELATIPPYLCGWWSVRDHRGEVARMLRRIVGDEMYHLGIVCNLLTAVGGRPRIKAAAPVYPGPLPGGVRAGVTVYLSGLTRPFVRDVMMAIEAPEESLARNAASPTVGEFYEGMLRAFRTVRPELSTRTQVTQHIDSDELRPVRSLDDVEHAIEIIREQGEGTDSSPLDTFSDDRPAHYYAFGEIYHGRELRPTDDGWRYVGGPVPFPDVRPMAPVPAGGWRNPPAHVGGLLFRFDAMYSTVLDSLDAAWAGGGHRALGAGIHTMRGLERPAVELMETAIPNTRSTYGPQFHALRRPGTRDGA from the coding sequence GTGGCGGCCGGGACGTCGGCCGCGGTCGCCGGCACCGCGCAGGCCGCCGCGCCGACGGCGGGCGCACCGGCCGCCGCGGCCGGCCTCGGGTCCGTGGCGCGTCTGATGGCCGTCCCCGCGGACAGCCGCGGCGTCGAGTGGCTCAGGTCCGCCCTTCAGGTCGCCGTGGGACTCGAACTCGCCACCATCCCGCCCTACCTGTGCGGCTGGTGGTCCGTCAGGGACCACCGCGGCGAGGTCGCGCGGATGCTGCGGCGCATCGTCGGTGACGAGATGTACCACCTGGGCATCGTCTGCAACCTGCTCACGGCCGTGGGCGGCAGGCCGCGGATCAAGGCCGCCGCACCGGTGTACCCGGGGCCGCTGCCGGGCGGGGTGCGGGCCGGGGTGACCGTCTACCTCTCGGGCCTGACCAGGCCCTTCGTACGCGATGTGATGATGGCGATCGAGGCCCCCGAGGAGTCCCTCGCCCGCAACGCGGCCTCCCCCACCGTCGGGGAGTTCTACGAGGGCATGCTCCGGGCGTTCCGGACCGTGCGCCCTGAGCTGTCGACGCGGACCCAGGTGACCCAGCACATCGACTCCGACGAACTGCGGCCGGTGCGCAGCCTCGACGACGTCGAGCACGCCATCGAGATCATCAGGGAGCAGGGCGAGGGCACCGACAGCTCCCCGCTCGACACCTTCTCGGACGACCGTCCCGCGCACTACTACGCCTTCGGCGAGATCTACCACGGCCGGGAGCTGCGCCCGACCGACGACGGCTGGCGGTACGTCGGCGGGCCCGTGCCCTTCCCCGACGTACGCCCCATGGCCCCCGTCCCGGCCGGCGGCTGGCGCAACCCGCCGGCCCATGTCGGCGGTCTTCTGTTCCGCTTCGACGCCATGTACAGCACGGTGCTGGACTCCCTCGACGCGGCCTGGGCGGGCGGCGGCCACCGCGCCCTGGGGGCGGGCATCCACACCATGCGCGGACTGGAGCGCCCCGCCGTGGAGCTGATGGAGACCGCCATCCCCAACACCCGCAGCACCTACGGCCCCCAGTTCCACGCCCTGCGCAGGCCCGGCACGCGGGACGGCGCTTAA
- a CDS encoding helix-turn-helix domain-containing protein — MYAERSSRLAGAVVWTNTPSGPGAGRVLPDGCMDLLWNDGRLLVAGPDTRAYVTGGEPSAWMGVRFYPGTAPAILGVPAHEVRDLRVELAELWPASEVRRLCRRIEAAGDPVTALEDVALERAADAVAPDPALRHVVAALDAGRSVAATADELGLGARQLHRRSLTAFGYGPKTLARILRLRRALALARDGVGLADTAARAGFADQAHLARDVKELAGLPLGELLGRS; from the coding sequence GTGTATGCGGAGCGGTCATCCCGGCTCGCGGGCGCTGTCGTTTGGACGAACACTCCGTCCGGTCCCGGCGCCGGGCGGGTCCTGCCCGACGGATGCATGGACCTGCTCTGGAACGACGGACGCCTGCTCGTCGCCGGGCCCGATACACGGGCCTACGTCACCGGTGGCGAGCCGAGTGCGTGGATGGGCGTCCGTTTCTATCCCGGTACCGCTCCCGCCATTCTCGGCGTGCCCGCGCATGAGGTGCGTGATCTGCGGGTCGAGCTCGCCGAGCTGTGGCCGGCCTCGGAGGTGCGGCGGCTGTGCCGTCGTATCGAGGCCGCCGGCGATCCCGTCACCGCCCTTGAGGACGTGGCGCTGGAGCGGGCCGCCGACGCGGTGGCGCCCGACCCGGCGCTGCGGCATGTCGTCGCCGCCCTCGACGCCGGGCGCTCCGTCGCCGCCACCGCCGACGAACTCGGCCTCGGCGCCCGGCAGTTGCACCGGCGCTCCCTGACCGCCTTCGGCTACGGACCCAAGACGCTGGCCCGGATCCTGCGGCTGCGGCGGGCGCTCGCACTGGCGCGCGACGGTGTCGGCCTCGCGGACACGGCCGCGCGGGCCGGGTTCGCCGACCAGGCCCATCTGGCGCGGGACGTCAAGGAGTTGGCGGGACTGCCGCTCGGCGAGCTACTCGGCCGGTCCTAG
- a CDS encoding ABC transporter substrate-binding protein gives MNFTNPRRRFASAAVAGIALTGLLAACGGSDSGDSDSGAKASGPVTLDFWGWANGQEAVVKAFNASHKDVQLKYTKVTDQLTMQKQLTNAVKAGNAPCLLQNTGEYVTSWVAQGALADITKYVESSKDKFNPGSWAVGQVQGKVYGVPTASAPAFTIYRTDVFEKYGLEPPKTWDDFIAAGKELKKHDIKITNYAGEDPSTLEVLAMQAGANWYSIDGDSWKVDFQDEGTLKAAKVIQDIIDNDLNSKLSFADYAAVQRNYDKGGTVTRQISTWQMSGMVQNFTDSFGDWALAPWPTFKGEAAQTPAGTNQSGNLTLVTEGCKHKEPAAEAALWMSTDTGAVKTMASPETGSGVMPALADSSSYVAEAIPEKLLGKNYEPAQKTVMDSMDTIRTGWTFGPNWTAMFTEMQDEWAKVVSKEQKVTDLLAHMQEWTVNDLKQRGISVKG, from the coding sequence ATGAACTTCACCAACCCCCGGAGAAGGTTCGCCTCCGCCGCCGTCGCGGGAATCGCTCTGACAGGTCTGCTCGCCGCCTGCGGCGGTTCCGACTCCGGAGACTCGGACTCCGGTGCCAAGGCCTCCGGCCCCGTCACACTCGACTTCTGGGGCTGGGCCAACGGGCAGGAGGCCGTTGTCAAGGCGTTCAACGCCTCGCACAAGGACGTCCAGCTCAAGTACACGAAGGTCACCGACCAGCTGACCATGCAGAAGCAGCTGACGAATGCGGTCAAGGCGGGCAACGCGCCCTGTCTGCTGCAGAACACCGGCGAGTACGTCACGAGCTGGGTCGCGCAGGGTGCGCTCGCCGACATCACGAAGTACGTCGAGTCCAGCAAGGACAAGTTCAACCCCGGCTCGTGGGCGGTCGGCCAGGTGCAGGGCAAGGTCTACGGCGTGCCCACCGCCTCGGCGCCCGCCTTCACCATCTACCGCACCGACGTCTTCGAGAAGTACGGCCTGGAGCCGCCCAAGACCTGGGACGACTTCATCGCCGCGGGCAAGGAGCTGAAGAAGCACGACATCAAGATCACCAACTACGCCGGTGAGGACCCCAGCACCCTGGAGGTGCTCGCCATGCAGGCCGGGGCGAACTGGTACAGCATCGACGGCGACTCCTGGAAGGTGGACTTCCAGGACGAGGGCACCCTCAAGGCCGCGAAGGTGATCCAGGACATCATCGACAACGACCTGAACTCGAAGCTGTCGTTCGCGGACTACGCGGCCGTGCAGCGCAACTACGACAAGGGCGGCACCGTGACCCGCCAGATCTCCACCTGGCAGATGTCCGGCATGGTGCAGAACTTCACCGACTCCTTCGGCGACTGGGCGCTCGCCCCGTGGCCGACCTTCAAGGGCGAGGCGGCGCAGACGCCGGCCGGCACCAACCAGAGCGGCAACCTGACGCTGGTGACCGAGGGCTGCAAGCACAAGGAGCCGGCCGCGGAGGCGGCGCTGTGGATGTCCACCGACACCGGCGCGGTCAAGACGATGGCGAGCCCGGAGACCGGCAGCGGCGTGATGCCCGCGCTGGCCGACAGCAGCTCGTACGTCGCGGAGGCGATCCCCGAGAAGCTGCTCGGCAAGAACTACGAGCCGGCCCAGAAGACCGTCATGGACAGCATGGACACCATCCGGACCGGCTGGACCTTCGGCCCGAACTGGACCGCGATGTTCACGGAGATGCAGGACGAGTGGGCCAAGGTCGTCAGCAAGGAGCAGAAGGTCACCGACCTCCTCGCGCACATGCAGGAGTGGACGGTCAACGACCTGAAGCAGCGCGGCATCAGCGTCAAGGGCTGA
- a CDS encoding carbohydrate ABC transporter permease: MIRSQRWKGAAFTVPFQLGFVFLYLLPIGYAVYQSLYLEKSSGLGLGGATTEFVGLDNYGQGLTDSAFMGSILRVVLFACVQIPFMLLVSLVLALFLDAATSKVASRFRIVLLVPYMIPGVVAAIVWINLYSPEVGPLTPLGNLFGFDWNFFAPSMVWPAIGNLLTWHGIGYNMVIIYSALQGVPRELFEAARLDGASELRIALSIKVPFVRGALVLTALLSIIQMLQIFNEPALFRNVTPQTVSDSFTPIMIIYNQAFNAANYHYAAALSVLLALILGVASFLFYRLTSREVD; encoded by the coding sequence ATGATTCGCTCCCAGCGCTGGAAGGGTGCCGCGTTCACGGTGCCCTTCCAGCTCGGCTTCGTCTTCCTCTATCTGCTTCCGATCGGTTACGCCGTCTACCAGTCGCTGTATCTGGAGAAGTCGTCCGGGCTGGGCCTCGGCGGCGCGACCACCGAGTTCGTCGGGCTGGACAACTACGGCCAGGGCCTGACCGACTCGGCGTTCATGGGCTCCATCCTGAGGGTGGTGCTGTTCGCCTGTGTCCAGATCCCGTTCATGCTGCTCGTCAGCCTGGTGCTGGCGCTCTTCCTGGACGCGGCCACCTCGAAGGTGGCGAGCCGGTTCCGGATCGTGCTGCTGGTCCCGTACATGATCCCCGGGGTGGTCGCGGCCATCGTGTGGATCAACCTGTACAGCCCCGAGGTGGGTCCGCTGACGCCGCTCGGGAACCTGTTCGGGTTCGACTGGAACTTCTTCGCGCCCTCGATGGTGTGGCCGGCCATCGGCAACCTGCTGACCTGGCACGGCATCGGCTACAACATGGTGATCATCTACTCGGCGCTCCAGGGCGTGCCCCGGGAGCTCTTCGAGGCCGCGCGCCTCGACGGCGCCTCGGAGCTGCGGATCGCACTGAGCATCAAGGTCCCGTTCGTGCGCGGCGCGCTCGTCCTGACGGCTCTGCTGTCGATCATCCAGATGCTGCAGATCTTCAACGAGCCCGCGCTGTTCCGGAACGTGACCCCGCAGACGGTCAGCGACAGCTTCACCCCGATCATGATCATCTACAACCAGGCGTTCAACGCCGCCAACTACCACTACGCCGCGGCCCTGTCGGTGCTGCTGGCCCTGATCCTCGGGGTCGCCTCCTTCCTCTTCTACCGGCTCACCTCGAGGGAGGTCGACTGA
- a CDS encoding family 43 glycosylhydrolase, with protein sequence MTVLHNPVIRGFAPDPSLVRVGAWYYVATSSFEWFPTIPVHRSRDLAHWEYAGHVRGAVPGGSLAGVPDSGGVWAPSLSWDGERFWVVYSVVRSVGTPYFDLDTYVATATEVDGEWSAPRRIASHGFDPALFHHEGRLWLLNMQSDHRPGGQRFAGIVLTELDRETLARVGDTHLLLRHERLIEGPKLVKRDGWFHLVLADGGTGVEHGVLVARSRAITGPYELDSQPLLTTRDDPSVPLQKAGHAELVETPDGEWVMSHLAARPLRTPDGPRCPLGRETAIQALTWDKAGWPRLRQGGWHPAVEVDVPTPPAEPGPRLADPDDPLGWPWSTPRGYADPGWADATARPGWIRLRGRHGPESRWAYSLLAQRITEHRAEAEVTVEARPRSFTQAAGLVLRYNSEAYLSLDLTWAEPEGEEQRGQQWRGEGRTVLSLVEREEFGTRRAAVVDVAAGAPLTLGVTVEDGRARFWYVREGVRAPVGPPLDFTRLSDDYGSKLRFTGSMAGVHAVDLVDSSFTADFTGFRLTCW encoded by the coding sequence GTGACCGTGCTGCACAACCCCGTCATCCGCGGCTTCGCCCCCGACCCCTCCCTGGTCCGGGTCGGTGCGTGGTACTACGTGGCGACCAGTTCCTTCGAGTGGTTCCCGACGATCCCGGTCCACCGCTCCCGCGACCTGGCGCACTGGGAGTACGCGGGCCACGTCCGGGGCGCGGTCCCCGGCGGCTCGCTCGCGGGTGTCCCCGACTCCGGTGGCGTCTGGGCACCGTCGCTGAGCTGGGACGGGGAGCGGTTCTGGGTGGTGTACTCGGTCGTGCGCTCGGTCGGGACGCCGTACTTCGACCTCGACACCTACGTCGCCACGGCCACGGAGGTCGACGGCGAGTGGAGTGCCCCGCGTCGCATCGCGAGCCACGGCTTCGACCCCGCGCTCTTCCATCACGAGGGCCGGCTGTGGCTGCTCAACATGCAGAGCGACCACCGCCCGGGCGGGCAGCGATTCGCCGGGATCGTCCTGACCGAGCTGGACCGCGAGACCCTGGCCCGGGTCGGTGACACGCACCTGCTGCTGCGGCACGAACGGCTCATCGAGGGACCGAAGTTGGTCAAGCGCGACGGCTGGTTCCACCTGGTGCTGGCGGACGGCGGCACGGGGGTCGAGCACGGGGTGCTGGTGGCACGCAGTCGTGCGATCACCGGCCCTTACGAGCTCGACAGCCAGCCCCTGCTGACGACGCGCGACGATCCGTCGGTGCCGTTGCAGAAGGCCGGGCACGCGGAGTTGGTCGAGACGCCGGACGGCGAGTGGGTGATGAGCCACCTCGCGGCACGGCCGTTGCGGACGCCGGACGGCCCGCGCTGCCCCCTCGGCCGGGAGACCGCGATCCAGGCGCTGACCTGGGACAAGGCGGGCTGGCCCCGGCTGCGGCAGGGCGGCTGGCACCCGGCGGTCGAGGTCGACGTGCCGACGCCTCCCGCCGAGCCGGGGCCCCGGCTCGCCGACCCCGACGACCCGTTGGGCTGGCCCTGGAGCACCCCGCGCGGCTACGCCGACCCCGGCTGGGCCGACGCCACCGCCCGCCCCGGCTGGATCCGGCTGCGCGGCCGGCACGGACCCGAGTCGCGGTGGGCGTACAGCCTGCTGGCGCAGCGGATCACCGAGCACCGCGCGGAGGCGGAGGTGACGGTCGAGGCCCGGCCGCGCTCCTTCACACAGGCCGCCGGGCTGGTCCTGCGGTACAACTCCGAGGCGTATCTGAGCCTCGACCTCACCTGGGCGGAGCCCGAGGGCGAGGAGCAGCGCGGGCAGCAGTGGCGAGGCGAGGGCCGTACGGTGCTGAGCCTCGTGGAGCGCGAGGAGTTCGGCACGCGGCGGGCGGCCGTGGTGGACGTGGCCGCGGGCGCGCCGTTGACCTTGGGTGTGACGGTCGAGGACGGCCGGGCGCGGTTCTGGTACGTCCGTGAGGGTGTGCGCGCCCCGGTCGGCCCGCCGCTGGACTTCACCAGGCTGTCGGACGACTACGGCTCCAAGCTGCGCTTCACCGGGTCGATGGCCGGCGTCCATGCCGTGGACCTCGTCGACTCGTCGTTCACGGCCGACTTCACGGGATTCCGCCTCACCTGCTGGTGA
- a CDS encoding VOC family protein has product MNAIPAHLDHLVLATPDLAATVADFARRTGVTPALGGVHVGLGTRNHLVSLGGTSYLEIIGPDPEQSAPGRPRPFDVDGVTAARTVTWAIRPPDMDAAIAAARARGYDPGPAQPMSRRRPDGTLLRWRLTDGEDAHPSGLVPFLIDWSATVHPTASGLPATPLLSLSASAPDPDEIRPLLAALDTDLDLTTGPVGISFTVATPLGPVTFD; this is encoded by the coding sequence ATGAACGCCATCCCCGCGCATCTGGATCACCTCGTCCTCGCGACCCCTGACCTGGCCGCCACCGTCGCCGACTTCGCCCGGCGCACCGGAGTGACCCCCGCCCTCGGCGGCGTGCACGTCGGGCTCGGCACCCGTAACCACCTGGTGTCGCTGGGCGGCACCAGCTACCTGGAGATCATCGGCCCGGATCCCGAGCAGTCCGCGCCCGGCCGGCCCCGCCCCTTCGACGTCGACGGGGTCACTGCCGCGCGCACGGTCACCTGGGCGATCCGCCCGCCCGACATGGACGCGGCCATCGCGGCCGCCCGTGCCCGGGGCTACGACCCCGGCCCGGCACAGCCGATGAGCCGCCGCAGGCCCGACGGCACCCTGCTCCGGTGGCGCCTCACCGACGGCGAGGACGCCCACCCCTCCGGCCTCGTCCCGTTCCTCATCGACTGGAGCGCCACGGTCCACCCCACCGCCTCCGGCCTGCCCGCCACGCCCCTGCTGTCCCTGTCCGCGAGCGCCCCCGACCCGGACGAGATCCGCCCCCTGCTGGCGGCCCTCGACACGGACCTCGACCTCACGACCGGCCCGGTGGGCATCTCCTTCACGGTGGCCACCCCGCTGGGCCCGGTGACCTTCGACTAG
- a CDS encoding LacI family DNA-binding transcriptional regulator — MVRTDGASVAAGPTLAVVAREAGVSVPTASKVVNGREDVAPETRRRVTEALDRLGYVRRPRFEAAKTPGLVDLVVHSLDTSWSGAVLHGVEAAAHDAGLEVVVSAGLTRTRGARPERGWLDKLIARGSSGVLFNLAELTASQYAWLEQHRIPFVMIDPVLEPPPGVVSVGAANWQGGVTATEHLLALGHERIAVIAGHQRKMCSTARVAGYRSALASAGVRHRPEYVRHAGFDEGVARCRMLELLDLPEPPTAVFVCSDRMALGVYEALAERDLTVPSDMSVVGFDDLPEARWISPALTTVRQPLSEMAATALRLLVRMMDGDRPESTRTELSTRLVERSSTAVPRV, encoded by the coding sequence ATGGTCCGAACGGACGGTGCGAGCGTGGCTGCCGGACCGACCCTCGCGGTCGTGGCACGCGAGGCCGGGGTGTCGGTGCCGACCGCCTCCAAGGTGGTCAACGGCCGGGAGGACGTGGCTCCGGAGACCCGCCGCCGGGTCACCGAGGCGCTCGACCGGCTCGGCTACGTCCGCAGACCGCGCTTCGAGGCGGCGAAGACACCGGGCCTGGTCGACCTCGTCGTGCACTCGCTGGACACCTCCTGGTCGGGCGCGGTGCTGCACGGGGTGGAGGCGGCGGCCCACGACGCGGGCCTGGAGGTGGTGGTGTCGGCGGGGCTGACCCGGACGCGGGGCGCCCGACCGGAGCGGGGCTGGCTGGACAAGCTCATCGCGCGCGGCTCCTCCGGGGTGCTGTTCAACCTGGCCGAGCTGACCGCGTCGCAGTACGCGTGGCTGGAACAGCACCGCATCCCGTTCGTGATGATCGACCCGGTGCTGGAGCCGCCGCCGGGCGTGGTGTCCGTGGGCGCGGCGAACTGGCAGGGCGGGGTGACGGCGACCGAGCATCTGCTGGCGCTGGGCCATGAGCGGATCGCGGTCATCGCCGGTCACCAGCGCAAGATGTGCAGCACCGCCCGGGTGGCCGGGTATCGCTCGGCGCTCGCCTCGGCCGGGGTGCGGCACCGTCCCGAGTACGTCCGGCACGCGGGCTTCGACGAGGGCGTGGCCCGCTGCCGGATGCTGGAGCTCCTCGATCTGCCCGAACCGCCGACGGCCGTCTTCGTCTGCTCGGACCGGATGGCCCTCGGGGTCTACGAGGCGCTGGCGGAACGGGACTTGACGGTGCCGAGCGATATGAGCGTGGTCGGCTTCGACGATCTGCCGGAGGCCCGCTGGATCTCCCCGGCCCTCACCACGGTCCGCCAGCCGCTGTCGGAGATGGCGGCGACGGCGCTGCGGCTGCTGGTGCGGATGATGGACGGGGACCGGCCGGAGAGCACACGGACGGAGCTGTCGACGCGGCTGGTGGAACGGTCGAGCACGGCCGTGCCGCGCGTCTGA
- a CDS encoding DUF5954 family protein, with amino-acid sequence MTHDWQQQIHVLHEELVRRDDPAARVREADAVDASLRYPGFALRGPVFGVAVRDPAVGPEWRVLKPVVNGMPQMCRDSLNTHLWFRAKDDTDDPGVRAELLAAVDRLSREPVNEVEACGVRYRIVRGDEFTRCDDHGLEPPRPTDPEPAERTWNVRDDHTPSPDLDLVLDADLPQGGPMAGALRAWLRSFAYRGVRFPAAVRGDSERAVRSHPDVVLLPTCFGVVEREGTGWEPSLAVQATPHDARRVLYDAMAEMWPMLYRFDDAKTAVYAKAAEEFRALERADEARVAGRVFRVCRVERMLRMGPDGPETPRPSDVDEYGPMKIHPTLLPDGTVVFDE; translated from the coding sequence ATGACCCATGACTGGCAGCAGCAGATCCACGTGCTCCACGAGGAGTTGGTCCGCCGTGACGACCCGGCCGCCCGGGTGCGGGAGGCCGACGCGGTGGACGCCTCGCTGCGGTATCCCGGGTTCGCCCTGCGCGGGCCGGTGTTCGGGGTCGCCGTGCGGGATCCCGCGGTGGGGCCCGAGTGGCGGGTGCTGAAGCCGGTCGTGAACGGGATGCCGCAGATGTGCCGGGACTCGCTCAACACCCACCTGTGGTTCCGCGCGAAGGACGACACCGACGATCCCGGCGTACGCGCCGAACTCCTCGCCGCCGTGGACCGGTTGAGCCGGGAGCCGGTGAACGAGGTGGAGGCGTGCGGCGTGCGGTACCGGATCGTGCGCGGGGACGAGTTCACCCGCTGCGACGACCACGGCCTCGAGCCGCCCCGGCCCACCGACCCGGAGCCGGCCGAACGGACCTGGAACGTCCGCGACGACCACACCCCCTCCCCCGACCTGGACCTCGTCCTCGACGCCGACCTCCCGCAGGGCGGCCCGATGGCGGGCGCCCTGCGGGCCTGGCTGCGGAGCTTCGCGTACCGGGGCGTGCGGTTCCCCGCCGCCGTGCGCGGCGATTCGGAGCGGGCGGTGCGCTCCCATCCGGACGTCGTGCTGCTGCCCACCTGCTTCGGCGTGGTCGAACGCGAGGGCACCGGCTGGGAGCCGTCTCTCGCCGTCCAGGCCACCCCGCACGACGCCCGGCGCGTGCTGTACGACGCGATGGCCGAGATGTGGCCCATGCTGTACCGGTTCGACGACGCGAAGACGGCCGTGTACGCGAAGGCGGCCGAGGAGTTCCGGGCTCTGGAACGCGCCGACGAGGCGCGAGTGGCGGGCCGGGTGTTCCGGGTCTGCCGCGTCGAGCGCATGCTGCGCATGGGTCCCGACGGACCGGAGACCCCGCGCCCCTCGGACGTGGACGAGTACGGCCCCATGAAGATCCACCCGACGCTGCTCCCCGACGGCACCGTGGTCTTCGACGAGTGA
- a CDS encoding ThuA domain-containing protein, whose translation MPVRLLVYTRTTAYRHDSIPAGVEALRTVGGFEVDHTEDPRALEGPLDGYAAVVFLSTSGEVLTPAGRERLAAYVEAGGGFAGVHSAACTEYDWPYYGELLGARFDRHPDHQPGKAIVEDHEHPATRHLPAVWDFVDEWYDFRTNPRAAVRVLASADESSYDGGGMGADHPLVWCREQGAGRVFYTALGHAAEAYEDPDFRAHLRGGIDWAANAG comes from the coding sequence ATGCCTGTACGACTCCTCGTCTACACCCGCACCACCGCCTACCGGCACGACTCGATCCCGGCCGGCGTCGAAGCCCTCCGCACCGTCGGCGGCTTCGAGGTGGACCACACCGAGGACCCCCGAGCGCTCGAAGGGCCCCTCGACGGATACGCGGCCGTCGTCTTCCTCTCCACCAGCGGCGAGGTCCTCACCCCCGCCGGGCGGGAGCGGCTCGCCGCGTACGTCGAGGCGGGCGGTGGCTTCGCCGGGGTGCACTCGGCGGCCTGCACCGAGTACGACTGGCCGTACTACGGCGAACTGCTGGGCGCCCGGTTCGACCGGCACCCCGACCACCAGCCGGGCAAGGCGATCGTCGAGGACCACGAGCACCCGGCCACCCGGCACCTTCCCGCCGTATGGGACTTCGTCGACGAGTGGTACGACTTCCGCACCAACCCCCGTGCCGCGGTACGGGTGCTGGCCTCCGCCGACGAGTCGTCGTACGACGGAGGCGGCATGGGCGCGGACCACCCGCTGGTGTGGTGCCGCGAGCAGGGCGCGGGCCGCGTCTTCTACACGGCCCTCGGACACGCCGCGGAGGCCTACGAGGACCCGGACTTCCGCGCCCATCTGCGCGGCGGCATCGACTGGGCGGCGAACGCGGGTTAA
- a CDS encoding VOC family protein gives MTPRFDAIGLVVSDMAASVAFYRRLGVAFPDGSEHEPHAEGELPGGLRLLFDTEANVRSFVEGWEPPTGGGRASLAFRCADPGEVDTVYEELLAAGHQGGLKPWDAFWGQRYATVHDPDGNGVDLFAPLGPAE, from the coding sequence ATGACTCCACGATTCGATGCCATCGGCCTCGTCGTCTCCGACATGGCCGCCTCCGTCGCCTTCTACCGCCGCCTGGGCGTCGCCTTCCCCGACGGCTCCGAGCACGAGCCGCACGCCGAGGGCGAACTGCCGGGCGGGCTGCGCCTGTTGTTCGACACGGAGGCCAATGTGCGGTCCTTCGTCGAGGGCTGGGAGCCGCCCACGGGTGGCGGCCGGGCCTCGCTGGCGTTCCGGTGCGCGGATCCGGGTGAGGTGGACACGGTGTACGAGGAGCTGCTGGCCGCCGGCCACCAGGGCGGGCTCAAGCCGTGGGACGCCTTCTGGGGCCAGCGCTACGCGACCGTGCACGACCCGGACGGCAACGGCGTCGACCTGTTCGCGCCCCTAGGACCGGCCGAGTAG